From the Oncorhynchus masou masou isolate Uvic2021 unplaced genomic scaffold, UVic_Omas_1.1 unplaced_scaffold_1157, whole genome shotgun sequence genome, one window contains:
- the LOC135529393 gene encoding transcription initiation factor IIA subunit 2, producing the protein MAYQLYRNTTLGNSLQESLDELIQTQQITPQLALQVLLQFDKAINTALANRVRNRVNFKGSLNTYRFCDNVWTFVLNDVEFREVTDLVKVDKVKIVACDGKNTGNAAE; encoded by the exons ATGGCATACCAGCTCTACAGAAATACGACGCTAGGAAACAGTCTGCAAGAGAGCCTTGACGAGCTAATTCAG ACCCAACAGATCACCCCTCAGTTGGCGCTTCAGGTTCTCCTCCAGTTTGACAAAGCCATCAACACGGCGCTGGCCAACCGGGTTCGCAACAGGGTCAACTTCAAG GGGTCACTAAACACCTATAGATTCTGTGACAACGTGTGGACCTTCGTTCTGAATGACGTGGAGTTTAGGGAAGTGACAGATCTGGTCAAGGTGGACAAAGTCAAGATCGTCGCCTGCGATGGGAAAA ACACGGGCAATGCTGCAGAGTGA